A window from Schistosoma haematobium chromosome 3, whole genome shotgun sequence encodes these proteins:
- the HSDL1_4 gene encoding Inactive hydroxysteroid dehydrogenase-like protein 1 (EggNog:ENOG410V8MG~COG:Q) — translation MGLPLELFTGQMDSPNEESIRNIIHCNILSTVMMTSIILPKMLTQKGPNPGIINIASYSALRTTPYLTVYSSTRAFIIQFCKCLSTETFQKNVIIQTLCPLIIYTTMTEHEKPSYFNPSAKLFVHSALNMYDVVQQTTGYILHEYKAYLFDLLPTSLWILLTHARVNARKKYV, via the coding sequence ATGGGATTACCATTAGAGTTATTTACTGGTCAAATGGATTCACCAAATGAAGAATCAATAAGAAATATCATTCATTGTAACATTTTGTCTACAGTAATGATGACAAGTATCATTCTACCAAAAATGTTAACACAGAAAGGACCTAATCCTGGTATTATAAACATTGCATCTTATTCAGCACTTAGAACAACTCCATATTTAACTGTATATTCTTCAACAAGAGCGTTTATCATACaattttgtaaatgtttatcTACTGAGACATTTCAAAAGAATGTGATTATACAGACATTATGTCCATTAATTATCTATACCACAATGACTGAACATGAAAAACCATCATATTTTAATCCATCGGCTAAATTATTTGTTCATAGTGCATTAAATATGTATGATGTAGTACAACAAACTACTGGTTATATATTACATGAATATAAAgcttatttatttgatttattaccAACATCATTATGGATACTATTGACACATGCTAGAGTGAATGCACGTAAGAAATATGTATAA
- the EEF1B2_1 gene encoding Elongation factor 1-beta (EggNog:ENOG410V7WM~COG:K), translating to FSSQRQARIFTRYGMIDFGDLKTASALKKLDDYLLTRSYISGFQPTQADVSTFIALGESPSSDFGNIFRWYKHINSFGAEQKTFPAPQESANPEPAKCTSPAASDELDLFGSDDDDEEYEKLRSERQAIYEEKKAKKDIPAAKSMVVFDIKPWGDETDMAEMEKAVRSIQADGLLWGSSKLVPLAYGIKKLQIACVIEDDKVGTDMLEEEITKFEEFVQSVDIASFNKI from the exons TTCTCTTCCCAGCGCCAGGCTCGAATTTTCACACGCTACGGGATGATCGATTTTGGTGACTTGAAGACCGCTTCGGCCCTGAAGAAGCTAGATGATTATCTGCTTACCAGAAGTTATATATCAGG GTTTCAGCCTACTCAAGCGGATGTCTCAACTTTCATAGCCCTTGGGGAGTCACCGTCATCAGATTTTGGCAATATTTTTCGCTGGTACAAACATATTAACTCTTTTGGTGCGGAACAAAAAACGTTTCCTGCTCCACAGGAATCCGCCAATCCTGAACCAG CTAAATGTACATCGCCTGCCGCGAGTGACGAGCTCGATTTATTTGGctctgatgatgatgatgaagagtaTGAAAAACTAAGAAGTGAGCGCCAGGCTATTTACGAAGAGAAAAAAGCAAAGAAGGATATTCCTGCAGCGAAGTCTATGGTTGTCTTTGATATAAAACCGTGGGGTGACGAAACTGATATGGCGGAGATGGAAAAGGCTGTCCGTAGTATTCAAGCCGATGGGCTATTATGGGGTTCGTCCAAACTTGTCCCTTTGGCTTATGGGATTAAGAAACTCCAAATTGCATGTGTTATTGAAGATGATAAG GTCGGAACTGATATGTTAGAAGAAGAAATAACGAAGTTTGAAGAATTTGTGCAGTCAGTTGATATAGCTTCTTTTAACAAAATCTAG
- the EEF1B2_1 gene encoding Elongation factor 1-beta, variant 2 (EggNog:ENOG410V7WM~COG:K): FSSQRQARIFTRYGMIDFGDLKTASALKKLDDYLLTRSYISGFQPTQADVSTFIALGESPSSDFGNIFRWYKHINSFGAEQKTFPAPQESANPEPGSQEFYGLNCISFSFS, encoded by the exons TTCTCTTCCCAGCGCCAGGCTCGAATTTTCACACGCTACGGGATGATCGATTTTGGTGACTTGAAGACCGCTTCGGCCCTGAAGAAGCTAGATGATTATCTGCTTACCAGAAGTTATATATCAGG GTTTCAGCCTACTCAAGCGGATGTCTCAACTTTCATAGCCCTTGGGGAGTCACCGTCATCAGATTTTGGCAATATTTTTCGCTGGTACAAACATATTAACTCTTTTGGTGCGGAACAAAAAACGTTTCCTGCTCCACAGGAATCCGCCAATCCTGAACCAGGTAGTCAAGAGTTCTATGGTTTAAATTGCATTTCCTTCTCTTTTAGCTAA